A window of the Brassica oleracea var. oleracea cultivar TO1000 chromosome C1, BOL, whole genome shotgun sequence genome harbors these coding sequences:
- the LOC106292273 gene encoding glycine-rich cell wall structural protein 1 translates to MAIKCLAIFLVALTVAQSVTATRPAPRPSPAKNVGAGLDDQKNFVAFAGIGGAAGVGGVGAGLGGVAGGVGGVAGVLPVGGVGGGIGGLGGVGGLGGGSGLGGGIGGIGGGSGLGGGVGGLGGVGGLGGVGGLGGIGGGSDCGGLTHP, encoded by the coding sequence ATGGCAATAAAGTGTTTAGCCATTTTCCTCGTTGCTCTCACTGTGGCTCAGTCCGTCACTGCCACAAGACCGGCCCCAAGACCGTCCCCGGCCAAGAATGTCGGAGCTGGCCTTGACGACCAGAAGAACTTTGTTGCGTTTGCTGGGATCGGTGGAGCTGCTGGAGTTGGTGGTGTCGGAGCAGGTCTTGGTGGTGTAGCCGGTGGAGTCGGTGGTGTCGCCGGAGTTTTGCCTGTAGGCGGAGTAGGAGGAGGAATTGGTGGTTTAGGAGGTGTAGGTGGTCTCGGCGGTGGTTCAGGTCTCGGTGGTGGAATAGGTGGAATTGGTGGTGGTTCAGGTCTTGGTGGTGGTGTAGGTGGACTCGGCGGTGTAGGCGGTCTAGGCGGAGTTGGTGGCTTGGGAGGAATTGGCGGTGGAAGCGATTGCGGTGGTCTCACTCACCCTTGA